In a genomic window of Coprococcus eutactus:
- a CDS encoding GNAT family N-acetyltransferase, with amino-acid sequence MKIINATPKDKEELLSLYHAMIGGPCEWSENYPDENTIAFDLKNEDLFVMKNDKEEIVATISIDHDDAVEALTCWRADLAPSGELSRLCVRKDMQGQGIAKTMMNYACDVLKSRGMKGVHILVREGHVVALSTYAKIGFETVGECDLFDKHFVCMERGF; translated from the coding sequence ATGAAGATAATAAATGCAACACCAAAAGACAAAGAAGAACTGCTCTCGCTCTATCACGCCATGATAGGTGGACCGTGTGAGTGGAGCGAGAATTATCCTGACGAGAATACCATAGCATTTGACCTGAAGAACGAGGATCTGTTTGTTATGAAGAATGACAAAGAAGAGATTGTAGCCACAATATCCATAGATCACGACGATGCTGTTGAGGCACTTACGTGCTGGAGAGCAGATCTGGCTCCATCGGGAGAACTTTCAAGGCTGTGCGTCAGGAAGGATATGCAGGGACAGGGAATTGCGAAGACTATGATGAACTATGCCTGTGATGTTCTGAAAAGCAGAGGCATGAAGGGCGTTCATATACTTGTCAGAGAGGGACATGTGGTGGCGCTTTCGACATACGCCAAGATTGGCTTTGAAACGGTTGGAGAGTGTGATCTTTTTGATAAGCATTTCGTATGTATGGAACGGGGATTCTAA
- a CDS encoding cytidylate kinase-like family protein gives MIITIGRECGCDGDEVAARLASKYGITCYTKKEIIRLAKEKGVYDKYPFFFGEKAIDSMMQSVSDDFVVKRRKTPEEVLERLLDGQDGVVVGRASDFAFKNRNDAVRIFLCGDKDGRIKRIMDKHGISESKAKSLVEETDARRRSYHDYYSGENWGYSGHYDLCLDEVKLGVDGVVEMVAAYMKVIGK, from the coding sequence ATGATAATTACAATAGGCAGAGAGTGTGGATGTGACGGCGATGAGGTGGCAGCAAGACTTGCCTCAAAATATGGTATAACCTGTTACACAAAGAAAGAGATAATAAGGCTGGCAAAGGAGAAGGGTGTGTATGACAAATATCCGTTTTTCTTTGGAGAGAAGGCTATAGATTCTATGATGCAGTCGGTGTCAGATGACTTTGTCGTGAAGAGAAGAAAGACTCCGGAGGAGGTACTTGAGAGATTGCTTGACGGACAGGATGGTGTTGTAGTGGGAAGAGCATCGGACTTTGCATTCAAGAACAGGAACGATGCAGTGAGAATATTCCTGTGCGGAGATAAAGACGGCAGAATAAAGAGGATAATGGACAAGCATGGCATATCAGAATCAAAGGCAAAGAGTCTTGTGGAGGAGACTGATGCCAGGCGGAGAAGCTATCATGACTATTACTCAGGAGAGAACTGGGGATATTCAGGACATTATGACCTGTGCCTTGACGAGGTGAAGCTCGGCGTGGACGGTGTTGTGGAGATGGTCGCAGCGTATATGAAGGTAATAGGCAAGTAG
- a CDS encoding helix-turn-helix domain-containing protein encodes MKVYEKIFARLDELNMSQSELSRRTGISTSTINDWKKKKINPQADKLVAICKALDMSLADLLGEDGAESSGTDYSAEEKYLVECYRRSDNYVRRHMLRYMELIDNVEPNEMKTPQRNVAVIQDVDGNNIVFINDIIFKGKRSITWPDVEEYLRQNVGEFYSIAETGDIVYIGTDLPDEYAGSNYTKHIKGTVAKAKASAAQAITEIIEIATSKTAEENKKEKHSRNAKNGWYRYDTRFALPVYDEGGEVERYNVFSARLLIRHAASGKMYLYDVLEIKKETSKPCQV; translated from the coding sequence GTGAAGGTATATGAGAAGATATTTGCAAGGCTTGACGAACTGAATATGAGCCAATCAGAGCTTTCGAGAAGAACGGGGATTTCCACCAGCACGATAAATGACTGGAAAAAGAAGAAGATCAATCCCCAGGCAGACAAGCTGGTTGCTATCTGTAAGGCACTTGACATGTCATTGGCAGACCTGCTTGGAGAAGACGGGGCTGAGAGCAGTGGCACAGATTACAGTGCCGAGGAGAAATATCTGGTGGAGTGTTATCGCAGATCGGATAATTATGTGAGAAGGCATATGCTCAGATATATGGAGCTCATTGACAATGTTGAGCCAAATGAGATGAAGACACCACAGAGGAATGTTGCCGTTATACAGGATGTGGATGGGAATAATATTGTGTTTATCAATGATATTATTTTTAAGGGAAAACGTTCTATAACATGGCCCGATGTTGAGGAATATCTGCGCCAGAATGTGGGAGAGTTCTATTCTATAGCAGAGACTGGAGATATAGTTTATATCGGTACAGATTTGCCGGACGAATACGCAGGATCTAATTACACGAAACATATTAAAGGAACAGTGGCAAAAGCAAAGGCAAGTGCGGCTCAGGCAATTACTGAGATAATTGAAATAGCAACATCCAAAACAGCGGAAGAAAATAAAAAAGAGAAACATAGCCGTAATGCTAAAAATGGCTGGTATAGATATGATACCAGATTTGCGTTACCGGTTTACGATGAAGGTGGTGAGGTTGAGCGGTACAATGTGTTTAGTGCAAGATTATTGATCAGACATGCTGCTTCTGGGAAAATGTATCTGTATGATGTTTTAGAAATAAAAAAAGAAACGAGCAAGCCTTGTCAGGTGTAA
- a CDS encoding RecQ family ATP-dependent DNA helicase: protein MNLQETLKHYFGYDSLRSGQQELIDGILAGRDVLGIMPTGAGKSLCYQLPALMMEAAGRGVTIVISPLISLMVDQVKALNQAGVHAAYINSTLTEGQIRKALEYAGQGRYTLMYVTPERLGTAQFLDFAGKASLAMVTVDEAHCISQWGQDFRPSYLEIADFIDKLPVRPVVSAFTATATDIVRRDIVQNLRLESPVTIVTGFDRPNLFFKVVNRKGGRETDNSVLNYVKRHEGESGIIYCATKKNVEKVHELLVAHGISAGRYHAGLSMEERKRSQEDFTYDRLSVMVATNAFGMGIDKSNVRYVLHYNMPQSLEYYYQEAGRAGRDGEEAECVLFFSKQDIMINKRLLEHKVSSANAGIDDDELRANDQRKLNQMIRYCETDQCLRQYILRYFGDESPCTCDKCSNCVVTEEETEQSYITDKRAVKKMAVMADLTDEGMELFELLRAGRLELARKQNVPPFIICSDKTLKDMCIKLPRNSEDMKNVYGMGVQKTESYGETFAEIIDEFCLAHTEYVESMKEEALDSDNLGDLGTQGVESEKQRRKEKTVRKKEFYIDPNMLDDVEIVDECIVSELANRINELNQKQGITGMKKLTAAFINGLLQQNGYIEELDMDDGSKTKRVTSKGAEIGIREEERKAKFGRRYYAITHSRESQKVIITLLKEYFSQDTVRE from the coding sequence TTGAATTTACAGGAGACATTAAAACACTATTTTGGATATGACAGTCTGAGATCAGGACAGCAGGAGCTTATAGATGGAATACTTGCAGGAAGGGATGTGCTTGGAATTATGCCAACCGGAGCAGGTAAGTCGCTTTGTTATCAATTGCCGGCTTTGATGATGGAAGCCGCCGGGAGGGGAGTGACGATAGTTATCTCACCGCTAATATCACTTATGGTAGATCAGGTTAAGGCACTGAACCAGGCGGGAGTTCACGCTGCGTATATCAATAGTACATTGACAGAAGGACAGATCAGAAAAGCTTTGGAATATGCCGGACAGGGCAGATATACACTCATGTATGTTACCCCGGAGAGACTTGGCACTGCGCAGTTTCTGGATTTTGCCGGCAAGGCAAGTCTTGCAATGGTGACAGTTGATGAGGCTCATTGCATATCCCAGTGGGGACAGGATTTCAGACCAAGCTATCTGGAAATAGCGGATTTTATAGATAAGCTGCCAGTGCGCCCTGTTGTGAGCGCGTTTACCGCTACAGCAACAGATATAGTAAGGCGGGATATCGTCCAGAATCTTAGACTTGAATCTCCTGTCACGATTGTCACAGGATTTGACAGACCGAATCTGTTCTTCAAGGTTGTGAACAGGAAAGGCGGACGTGAGACGGACAACAGTGTATTGAACTATGTCAAGAGACATGAGGGAGAGAGCGGGATCATATATTGTGCTACCAAGAAGAATGTGGAGAAGGTACACGAATTGTTGGTGGCACATGGAATATCTGCCGGTCGGTATCATGCCGGATTATCGATGGAGGAGCGCAAGAGGAGTCAGGAGGATTTTACATATGACAGGCTCAGTGTGATGGTGGCGACAAATGCATTTGGCATGGGTATTGATAAGTCAAATGTGAGGTATGTGCTTCATTATAATATGCCGCAGAGCCTTGAGTATTACTATCAGGAGGCTGGAAGAGCCGGACGTGATGGTGAGGAAGCGGAGTGCGTACTGTTCTTCTCAAAGCAGGATATCATGATAAACAAGCGTTTGCTGGAACATAAGGTTAGTTCTGCAAATGCAGGCATAGACGATGATGAACTGCGGGCAAATGACCAGCGGAAGCTGAATCAAATGATACGTTATTGTGAAACGGATCAGTGCCTGAGACAGTATATACTGAGGTATTTTGGAGATGAAAGCCCTTGCACATGTGACAAATGCAGTAATTGTGTTGTGACGGAGGAAGAGACAGAGCAGTCATACATAACTGACAAACGTGCTGTGAAAAAGATGGCGGTGATGGCTGATCTGACAGATGAGGGAATGGAACTGTTTGAACTTCTCCGGGCTGGACGCCTGGAGCTTGCAAGGAAGCAGAATGTGCCGCCATTTATCATTTGTTCGGATAAGACTCTCAAGGATATGTGCATTAAGTTGCCGAGAAACAGTGAGGATATGAAGAACGTATATGGTATGGGAGTGCAGAAGACGGAGAGTTATGGAGAGACATTTGCAGAGATTATAGACGAATTCTGCCTTGCACATACGGAATATGTGGAGAGCATGAAAGAGGAAGCTTTGGATTCTGACAATCTTGGTGACTTAGGGACACAAGGTGTGGAATCGGAAAAGCAGCGCAGAAAAGAGAAAACAGTCAGGAAGAAAGAGTTCTATATTGATCCGAACATGCTTGATGATGTGGAGATCGTCGATGAATGTATTGTTTCTGAGCTGGCGAATCGTATAAATGAACTGAATCAGAAACAGGGAATCACAGGCATGAAAAAGCTGACAGCGGCATTTATCAATGGTCTGCTACAGCAAAATGGCTACATTGAAGAACTGGACATGGATGATGGCAGCAAGACGAAGCGGGTTACCTCAAAAGGGGCGGAGATTGGAATTCGTGAGGAAGAGCGGAAAGCGAAGTTTGGCAGAAGATATTATGCAATCACACATAGCAGGGAGAGCCAGAAGGTGATAATAACTCTGCTTAAGGAGTATTTTTCACAGGATACGGTGAGGGAATAG